From Pan troglodytes isolate AG18354 chromosome 9, NHGRI_mPanTro3-v2.0_pri, whole genome shotgun sequence, the proteins below share one genomic window:
- the SNX32 gene encoding sorting nexin-32 isoform X2, which translates to MPLNIIPHQPSCASVDLQGDSSLQVEISDAVSERDKVKFTVQTKSCLPHFAQTEFSVVRQHEEFIWLHDAYVENEEYAGLIIPPAPPRPDFEASREKLQKLGEGDSSVTREEFAKMKQELEAEYLAIFKKTVAMHEVFLQRLAAHPTLRRDHNFFVFLEYGQDLSVRGKNRKELLGGFLRNIVKSADEALITGMSGLKEVDDFFEHERTFLLEYHTRIRDACLRADRVMRAHKCLADDYIPISAALSSLGTQEVNQLRTSFLKLAELFERLRKLEGRVASDEDLKLSDMLRYYMRDSQAAKDLLYRRLRALADYENANKALDKARTRNREVRPAESHQQLCCQRFERLSDSAKQELMDFKSRRVSSFRKNLIELAELELKHAKASTLILRNTLVALKGEP; encoded by the exons ATGCCGCTCAACATCATTCCTCACCAG CCTTCCTGTGCATCGGTGGATCTGCAGGGAGACAGCTccttacaggtggagatttctgACGCAGTGAGTGAGCGGGACAAGGTGAAATTCACTGTTCAAACAAAG AGCTGCCTCCCTCACTTCGCCCAGACCGAGTTCTCAGTCGTGCGGCAGCACGAGGAGTTCATCTGGCTGCATGATGCCTATGTGGAGAACGAGGAGTACGCCGGCCTCATc ATCCCCCCAGCCCCTCCGAGGCCAGACTTTGAGGCTTCGAGGGAAAAGCTACAGAAATTGGGCGAGGGGGACAGCTCTGTCACTCGGGAAGAGTTTGCCAAGATGAAGCAGGAGCTGGAAGC GGAGTACCTGGCCATCTTTAAGAAGACAGTTGCGATGCACGAAGTCTTTCTGCAGCGCCTGGCGGCCCACCCCACCCTGCGTCGAGACcacaacttctttgtgtttttggaaTATGGACAGGAT CTGAGTGTCCGGGGGAAGAACAGGAAGGAGCTCCTCGGAGGGTTTCTGAGGAATATTGTGAAGTCCGCGGATGAAGCCCTCATCACGGGCATGTCAGGGCTCAAG GAGGTGGATGACTTCTTTGAGCATGAGAGGACCTTCCTGTTGGAGTATCACACCCGTATCCGAGATGCCTGCCTGCGGGCCGACCGCGTCATGCGCGCCCACAAGT GCCTGGCAGACGATTATATCCCTATCTCAGCTGCACTGAGCAGTCTGGGAACACAGGAAGTCAACCAGCTAAGGAC GAGCTTCCTTAAATTGGCAGAGCTCTTTGAACGGCTGAGG AAGCTGGAGGGCCGGGTGGCTTCCGATGAGGACCTGAAGCTGTCGGACATGCTGAGGTATTACATGCGTGACTCACAGGCAGCCAAG GACCTGCTGTACCGGCGGCTGCGGGCACTGGCCGACTACGAGAATGCCAACAAGGCGCTGGACAAGGCACGCACCAGGAACCGGGAGGTGCGGCCCGCCGAAAGCCACCAGCAGCTGTGCTGCCAACGCTTCGAGCGCCTCTCCGACTCTGCCAAGCAAG aGCTCATGGACTTCAAGTCCCGCCGGGTCTCCTCTTTTCGAAAGAATCTCATTGAGCTGGCAGAGCTGGAGCTCAAACACGCCAAG GCCAGCACCCTGATTCTCCGGAACACCCTTGTTGCCCTAAAGGGGGAGCCTTAG
- the SNX32 gene encoding sorting nexin-32 isoform X3: METYAEAGKEGKPSCASVDLQGDSSLQVEISDAVSERDKVKFTVQTKSCLPHFAQTEFSVVRQHEEFIWLHDAYVENEEYAGLIIPPAPPRPDFEASREKLQKLGEGDSSVTREEFAKMKQELEAEYLAIFKKTVAMHEVFLQRLAAHPTLRRDHNFFVFLEYGQDLSVRGKNRKELLGGFLRNIVKSADEALITGMSGLKEVDDFFEHERTFLLEYHTRIRDACLRADRVMRAHKCLADDYIPISAALSSLGTQEVNQLRTSFLKLAELFERLRKLEGRVASDEDLKLSDMLRYYMRDSQAAKDLLYRRLRALADYENANKALDKARTRNREVRPAESHQQLCCQRFERLSDSAKQELMDFKSRRVSSFRKNLIELAELELKHAKLKGPPGTLSAKAV, from the exons CCTTCCTGTGCATCGGTGGATCTGCAGGGAGACAGCTccttacaggtggagatttctgACGCAGTGAGTGAGCGGGACAAGGTGAAATTCACTGTTCAAACAAAG AGCTGCCTCCCTCACTTCGCCCAGACCGAGTTCTCAGTCGTGCGGCAGCACGAGGAGTTCATCTGGCTGCATGATGCCTATGTGGAGAACGAGGAGTACGCCGGCCTCATc ATCCCCCCAGCCCCTCCGAGGCCAGACTTTGAGGCTTCGAGGGAAAAGCTACAGAAATTGGGCGAGGGGGACAGCTCTGTCACTCGGGAAGAGTTTGCCAAGATGAAGCAGGAGCTGGAAGC GGAGTACCTGGCCATCTTTAAGAAGACAGTTGCGATGCACGAAGTCTTTCTGCAGCGCCTGGCGGCCCACCCCACCCTGCGTCGAGACcacaacttctttgtgtttttggaaTATGGACAGGAT CTGAGTGTCCGGGGGAAGAACAGGAAGGAGCTCCTCGGAGGGTTTCTGAGGAATATTGTGAAGTCCGCGGATGAAGCCCTCATCACGGGCATGTCAGGGCTCAAG GAGGTGGATGACTTCTTTGAGCATGAGAGGACCTTCCTGTTGGAGTATCACACCCGTATCCGAGATGCCTGCCTGCGGGCCGACCGCGTCATGCGCGCCCACAAGT GCCTGGCAGACGATTATATCCCTATCTCAGCTGCACTGAGCAGTCTGGGAACACAGGAAGTCAACCAGCTAAGGAC GAGCTTCCTTAAATTGGCAGAGCTCTTTGAACGGCTGAGG AAGCTGGAGGGCCGGGTGGCTTCCGATGAGGACCTGAAGCTGTCGGACATGCTGAGGTATTACATGCGTGACTCACAGGCAGCCAAG GACCTGCTGTACCGGCGGCTGCGGGCACTGGCCGACTACGAGAATGCCAACAAGGCGCTGGACAAGGCACGCACCAGGAACCGGGAGGTGCGGCCCGCCGAAAGCCACCAGCAGCTGTGCTGCCAACGCTTCGAGCGCCTCTCCGACTCTGCCAAGCAAG aGCTCATGGACTTCAAGTCCCGCCGGGTCTCCTCTTTTCGAAAGAATCTCATTGAGCTGGCAGAGCTGGAGCTCAAACACGCCAAG CTCAAAGGTCCACCAGGCACACTTTCTGCCAAGGCAGTATGA
- the SNX32 gene encoding sorting nexin-32 isoform X1: METYAEAGKEGKPSCASVDLQGDSSLQVEISDAVSERDKVKFTVQTKSCLPHFAQTEFSVVRQHEEFIWLHDAYVENEEYAGLIIPPAPPRPDFEASREKLQKLGEGDSSVTREEFAKMKQELEAEYLAIFKKTVAMHEVFLQRLAAHPTLRRDHNFFVFLEYGQDLSVRGKNRKELLGGFLRNIVKSADEALITGMSGLKEVDDFFEHERTFLLEYHTRIRDACLRADRVMRAHKCLADDYIPISAALSSLGTQEVNQLRTSFLKLAELFERLRKLEGRVASDEDLKLSDMLRYYMRDSQAAKDLLYRRLRALADYENANKALDKARTRNREVRPAESHQQLCCQRFERLSDSAKQELMDFKSRRVSSFRKNLIELAELELKHAKASTLILRNTLVALKGEP; encoded by the exons CCTTCCTGTGCATCGGTGGATCTGCAGGGAGACAGCTccttacaggtggagatttctgACGCAGTGAGTGAGCGGGACAAGGTGAAATTCACTGTTCAAACAAAG AGCTGCCTCCCTCACTTCGCCCAGACCGAGTTCTCAGTCGTGCGGCAGCACGAGGAGTTCATCTGGCTGCATGATGCCTATGTGGAGAACGAGGAGTACGCCGGCCTCATc ATCCCCCCAGCCCCTCCGAGGCCAGACTTTGAGGCTTCGAGGGAAAAGCTACAGAAATTGGGCGAGGGGGACAGCTCTGTCACTCGGGAAGAGTTTGCCAAGATGAAGCAGGAGCTGGAAGC GGAGTACCTGGCCATCTTTAAGAAGACAGTTGCGATGCACGAAGTCTTTCTGCAGCGCCTGGCGGCCCACCCCACCCTGCGTCGAGACcacaacttctttgtgtttttggaaTATGGACAGGAT CTGAGTGTCCGGGGGAAGAACAGGAAGGAGCTCCTCGGAGGGTTTCTGAGGAATATTGTGAAGTCCGCGGATGAAGCCCTCATCACGGGCATGTCAGGGCTCAAG GAGGTGGATGACTTCTTTGAGCATGAGAGGACCTTCCTGTTGGAGTATCACACCCGTATCCGAGATGCCTGCCTGCGGGCCGACCGCGTCATGCGCGCCCACAAGT GCCTGGCAGACGATTATATCCCTATCTCAGCTGCACTGAGCAGTCTGGGAACACAGGAAGTCAACCAGCTAAGGAC GAGCTTCCTTAAATTGGCAGAGCTCTTTGAACGGCTGAGG AAGCTGGAGGGCCGGGTGGCTTCCGATGAGGACCTGAAGCTGTCGGACATGCTGAGGTATTACATGCGTGACTCACAGGCAGCCAAG GACCTGCTGTACCGGCGGCTGCGGGCACTGGCCGACTACGAGAATGCCAACAAGGCGCTGGACAAGGCACGCACCAGGAACCGGGAGGTGCGGCCCGCCGAAAGCCACCAGCAGCTGTGCTGCCAACGCTTCGAGCGCCTCTCCGACTCTGCCAAGCAAG aGCTCATGGACTTCAAGTCCCGCCGGGTCTCCTCTTTTCGAAAGAATCTCATTGAGCTGGCAGAGCTGGAGCTCAAACACGCCAAG GCCAGCACCCTGATTCTCCGGAACACCCTTGTTGCCCTAAAGGGGGAGCCTTAG
- the CFL1 gene encoding cofilin-1 isoform X3 — MKVRKSSTPEEVKKRKKAVLFCLSEDKKNIILEEGKEILVGDVGQTVDDPYATFVKMLPDKDCRYALYDATYETKESKKEDLVFIFWAPESAPLKSKMIYASSKDAIKKKLTGIKHELQANCYEEVKDRCTLAEKLGGSAVISLEGKPL, encoded by the exons ATGAAGGTGCGTAAGTCTTCAACGCCAGAGGAGGTGAAGAAGCGCAAGAAGGCGGTGCTCTTCTGCCTGAGTGAGGACAAGAAGAACATCATCCTGGAGGAGGGCAAGGAGATCCTGGTGGGCGATGTGGGCCAGACTGTCGACGACCCCTACGCCACCTTTGTCAAGATGCTGCCAGATAAGGACTGCCGCTATGCCCTCTATGATGCAACCTATGAGACCAAGGAGAGCAAGAAGGAGGACCTGGTGTTTATCTTCTG GGCCCCCGAGTCTGCGCCCCTTAAGAGCAAAATGATTTATGCCAGCTCCAAGGACGCCATCAAGAAGAAGCTGACAG GGATCAAGCATGAATTGCAAGCAAACTGCTACGAGGAGGTCAAGGACCGCTGCACCCTGGCAGAGAAGCTGGGGGGCAGTGCCGTCATCTCCCTGGAGGGCAAGCCTTTGTGA
- the CFL1 gene encoding cofilin-1 isoform X2, translating to MASGVAVSDGVIKVFNDMKVRKSSTPEEVKKRKKAVLFCLSEDKKNIILEEGKEILVGDVGQTVDDPYATFVKMLPDKDCRYALYDATYETKESKKEDLVFIFWAPESAPLKSKMIYASSKDAIKKKLTGIKHELQANCYEEVKDRCTLAEKLGGSAVISLEGKPL from the exons ATG GCCTCCGGTGTGGCTGTCTCTGATGGTGTCATCAAGGTGTTCAACGACATGAAGGTGCGTAAGTCTTCAACGCCAGAGGAGGTGAAGAAGCGCAAGAAGGCGGTGCTCTTCTGCCTGAGTGAGGACAAGAAGAACATCATCCTGGAGGAGGGCAAGGAGATCCTGGTGGGCGATGTGGGCCAGACTGTCGACGACCCCTACGCCACCTTTGTCAAGATGCTGCCAGATAAGGACTGCCGCTATGCCCTCTATGATGCAACCTATGAGACCAAGGAGAGCAAGAAGGAGGACCTGGTGTTTATCTTCTG GGCCCCCGAGTCTGCGCCCCTTAAGAGCAAAATGATTTATGCCAGCTCCAAGGACGCCATCAAGAAGAAGCTGACAG GGATCAAGCATGAATTGCAAGCAAACTGCTACGAGGAGGTCAAGGACCGCTGCACCCTGGCAGAGAAGCTGGGGGGCAGTGCCGTCATCTCCCTGGAGGGCAAGCCTTTGTGA
- the CFL1 gene encoding cofilin-1 isoform X1: MRVRARGRRGGPVWTSLALRLGSPPPPAGAPARTPAAGGGVRGARWGAPRGTAGVAPFFLGARSRLEHAASKPGPGAARKKRARGLGARAPPKAVPVCASPSLGSRASGVAVSDGVIKVFNDMKVRKSSTPEEVKKRKKAVLFCLSEDKKNIILEEGKEILVGDVGQTVDDPYATFVKMLPDKDCRYALYDATYETKESKKEDLVFIFWAPESAPLKSKMIYASSKDAIKKKLTGIKHELQANCYEEVKDRCTLAEKLGGSAVISLEGKPL, from the exons ATGCGCGTGCGCGCCCGTGGGCGCCGGGGAGGGCCGGTCTGGACGTCGCTCGCGCTCCGCCtgggctcccctcccccacccgctGGTGCGCCCGCGCGGACACCGGCCGCGGGGGGAGGGGTTCGGGGCGCGCGCTGGGGCGCCCCTCGCGGAACGGCCGGCGTCGCGCCTTTCTTCTTAGGGGCGCGCTCTCGACTGGAGCACGCGGCGTCCAAACCCGGCCCGGGGGCGGCGAGGAAAAAGCGCGCGAGAGGTCTCGGCGCGCGCGCCCCACCCAAGGCTGTTCCTGTCTGCGCGTCACCCTCCCTCGGCAGCCGG GCCTCCGGTGTGGCTGTCTCTGATGGTGTCATCAAGGTGTTCAACGACATGAAGGTGCGTAAGTCTTCAACGCCAGAGGAGGTGAAGAAGCGCAAGAAGGCGGTGCTCTTCTGCCTGAGTGAGGACAAGAAGAACATCATCCTGGAGGAGGGCAAGGAGATCCTGGTGGGCGATGTGGGCCAGACTGTCGACGACCCCTACGCCACCTTTGTCAAGATGCTGCCAGATAAGGACTGCCGCTATGCCCTCTATGATGCAACCTATGAGACCAAGGAGAGCAAGAAGGAGGACCTGGTGTTTATCTTCTG GGCCCCCGAGTCTGCGCCCCTTAAGAGCAAAATGATTTATGCCAGCTCCAAGGACGCCATCAAGAAGAAGCTGACAG GGATCAAGCATGAATTGCAAGCAAACTGCTACGAGGAGGTCAAGGACCGCTGCACCCTGGCAGAGAAGCTGGGGGGCAGTGCCGTCATCTCCCTGGAGGGCAAGCCTTTGTGA